Sequence from the Clostridia bacterium genome:
GTAGCGTCATTACGACGCTCATATAACATTTACAGACTCTTCAATTAAATTTTCCGCATCTGATTCATCGCATTCTTTTACTAATACCAATTCGCTGACTAAAATTCTCTTCGCATTGTTCAACATCTTTCTTTCTCCGGTAGAAAGACCTTTTTCTCTATCCCTCAATATGAGGTTTCTAACAACATCTGCGACTTGAAAAATATCGCCACTCCTTATCTTTTCGAGATTTGCCCTATACCTTCTGTTCCAATTCGATGGCATTTCAGTCTCCTCGCCATTTAATACCTCCATCACTTTCTCTACATCGCTATCTCCTATAACATCTCTTATGCCTATATCATCTATGTTATCCATCGGAATCATAACCTTCATATCACCGATAGGCATTCTTAATACATAATACCTTTTCTTATCGCCCAGTATTTCTTTTTCCTCTATTGCCTCTATAATCCCTGCGCCATGCATGGGATATACTACTTTGTCGCCGACTTTAAACATAAAAAAACTTCCTCCTTAAAAGCTAGTAAATCCTGTTATGCTATTTATAAACACACTAACTATAAGTATACTATAATACTGGACTTTTGTCAATAAACAATTATTTTAACATATATATTATATAGTGTCAACAAGTTGTTTTTTGAACTATTCCCTTGTGTTTTTTGTCAGCACATTTAAAATACCACAAATAGAAAACTTTTACATTACTTTTAACCAGATCTATAAATAATATTCAAAAATTTGATTCCTTTCGTATATATCTTTTAATTTTTCATGGTTTTCTTTATTTAGTTAAAAAATGAAGAAACTCA
This genomic interval carries:
- a CDS encoding CarD family transcriptional regulator, whose product is MFKVGDKVVYPMHGAGIIEAIEEKEILGDKKRYYVLRMPIGDMKVMIPMDNIDDIGIRDVIGDSDVEKVMEVLNGEETEMPSNWNRRYRANLEKIRSGDIFQVADVVRNLILRDREKGLSTGERKMLNNAKRILVSELVLVKECDESDAENLIEESVNVI